Proteins from one Sander lucioperca isolate FBNREF2018 chromosome 16, SLUC_FBN_1.2, whole genome shotgun sequence genomic window:
- the nsun2 gene encoding RNA cytosine C(5)-methyltransferase NSUN2 isoform X2 has translation MDAMREPLPATIRITGYKSHAKEILHCLKEKYFKDIQEVEIDGQKIEAPQPLSWYPDEQAWHTNMSRKIIRKSPLLEKFHQFLVSETESGNISRQEAVSMIPPLLLKIESHHKILDMCAAPGSKTAQLIEMLHSDMDVPFPEGFVIANDVDNKRCYLLVHQAKRLNSPCIMVVNHDASCIPTLKIDVDGQKDILFYDRILCDVPCSGDGTLRKNIDVWKKWTTSNSLHLHGLQLRIAVRGVEQLAVGGRMVYSTCSLNPIEDEAVIAALLEKSEGALELADGSADLPGLKWMPGVTSWKLMTKEGQWYADWSEVPNHRHTQIRPTMFPPTDTEKLASMHLERCMRILPHHQNTGGFFVAVLVKKAPMPWNKRYPKLRKDVSSSSAAQTEGSSAASTPADTPRLPESAVEEGEGPEGKVDREAEEEATKGASSAQETTAKQDGACGPPASKKMRLFGYKEDPFVFLTEEDPVFTTIQSFYDLSPNFPKLNVLTRTHDGKKRHLYMVSKELRNVLINNSERMKVINTGVKVWSRNSDGEEFGCAFRLAQEGIYTLQPYIRSRIIRVSVEDIKVLLTQENPFLSKLEDDAHAQAKKMVMGSIVLKYIPNPNNPAEPQCPIQLCGWRGKTSIRAFVPRNERFHYLRLLGVEVFRDKQGVGAEKGRGGEKEGKEEVEDAAEKDAGEEGAVENETKLDLENGEENRSSEPKKQAGD, from the exons ATGGATGCAATGAGGGAACCGCTGCCAGCAACCATCCGCATCACTGGATACAAGAG CCATGCCAAGGAAATCCTCCACTGTCTGAAGGAAAAATACTTTAAGGATATTCAGGAAGTGGAGATCGATGGCCAGAAGATTGAGGCTCCACAACCTCTGAGCTG GTATCCTGACGAGCAGGCCTGGCACACCAACATGAGCAGGAAGATCATCAGGAAGTCTCCGCTCCTGGAGAAGTTCCACCAGTTTCTGGTCAGCGAGACTGAGTCG GGTAACATCAGCCGACAGGAAGCTGTCAGTATgatccctcctctcctcctgaagATTGAGTCACACCACAAG ATCCTGGACATGTGTGCAGCTCCAGGGTCGAAGACAGCCCAGCTGATTGAGATGCTCCATTCTGACATGGACGTGCCATTTCCAG AGGGCTTTGTCATTGCCAACGACGTAGACAACAAACGCTGCTACCTGCTTGTGCACCAAGCCAAGCGTCTCAACAGCCCCTGCATCATGGTGGTCAACCACGACGCCTCCTGCATCCCCACGCTCAAGATCGACGTTGACGGCCAGAAGGACATCCTCTTCTACGACCGCATCCTGTGTGACGTGCCCTGCAG CGGTGACGGCACCTTGAGGAAGAACATAGACGTGTGGAAGAAATGGACGACCAGCAACAGCCTGCACCTCCACGG GCTCCAGCTGCGTATCGCAGTGCGTGGGGTTGAACAGCTGGCTGTAGGAGGGAGGATGGTCTACTCCACCTGTTCACTCAACCCTATAGAGGACGAAGCTGTCATCGCAGCACTGCTGGAGAAGAGCGAAG GAGCGTTGGAGCTGGCCGACGGCTCGGCTGATCTGCCAGGGCTGAAGTGGATGCCTGGGGTCACTTCCTGGAAG CTGATGACCAAAGAGGGCCAGTGGTACGCTGACTGGTCCGAGGTTCCGAACCATCGTCACACGCAGATCCGCCCCACCATGTTCCCGCCGACAGACACGGAGAAACTTGCTAGCATGCATCTGGAGAGATG TATGAGGATTCTGCCACATCACCAGAACACTGGAGGTTTCTTTGTGGCTGTGCTAGTGAAGAAAGCCCCGATGCCTTGGAACAAAagataccccaag CTGAGGAAGGACGTCTCGTCCAGCTCAGCGGCCCAGACTGAAGGCTCCTCGGCGGCCTCGACCCCCGCAGACACTCCCCGCCTCCCCGagagtgctgtggaggagggggaAGGCCCAGAGGGGAAAGTAGACCGGGAGGCAGAAGAGGAGGCAACCAAAGGAGCTTCCTCGGCCCAGGAGACCACTGCCAAGCAAGACGGAGCGTGCGG GCCTCCAGCCTCTAAGAAGATGAGGCTGTTTGGTTATAAAGAAGACCCCTTTGTGTTCCTTACTGAAGAAGACCCTGTCTTCACCACCATACA ATCTTTCTATGATCTGTCACCCAACTTCCCCAAGCTCAACGTTCTGACCAGGACCCACGACGGCAAAAAGAGACACTTGTACATGGTGTCCAAAGAACTCCGCAACGTGTTGATCAATAACAGCGAGCgcatgaag GTCATTAACACAGGGGTGAAGGTGTGGTCTCGCAACAGTGATGGAGAGGAGTTTGGCTGTGCCTTCAGACTGGCTCAGGag GGTATCTACACTCTCCAGCCGTATATTCGCTCCAGGATAATCCGAGTGAGTGTGGAGGACATCAAAGTGCTGCTGACCCAGGAGAACCCCTTCCTCAGCAAGCTGGAGGACGACGCCCACGCCCAGGCCAAGAAAATGG TAATGGGTAGCATTGTGTTGAAGTACATCCCCAACCCAAA TAACCCGGCAGAGCCTCAGTGTCCCATCCAGCTGTGTGGCTGGAGGGGGAAGACGTCCATCCGAGCCTTCGTCCCGCGCAACGAGCGGTTTCATTACCTCCGACTGTTAGGCGTGGAGGtcttcagagacaaacagggCGTCGGGGCAGAGAAAGGGAGGGGTGGagaaaaggaaggaaaggaagagGTAGAGGATGCAGCGGAAAAGGACGCAGGGGAAGAAGGTGCTGTGGAAAACGAGACAAAGCTGGACTTGGAGAATGGTGAAGAGAACCGATCATCAGAACCAAAAAAGCAAGCAGGAGACTAG
- the nsun2 gene encoding RNA cytosine C(5)-methyltransferase NSUN2 isoform X1: protein MGKRSRQRQKNQTTGRDDRDNAGWGSGYADIVKENKLFEHYYKEQGLVPGGEFEQFMDAMREPLPATIRITGYKSHAKEILHCLKEKYFKDIQEVEIDGQKIEAPQPLSWYPDEQAWHTNMSRKIIRKSPLLEKFHQFLVSETESGNISRQEAVSMIPPLLLKIESHHKILDMCAAPGSKTAQLIEMLHSDMDVPFPEGFVIANDVDNKRCYLLVHQAKRLNSPCIMVVNHDASCIPTLKIDVDGQKDILFYDRILCDVPCSGDGTLRKNIDVWKKWTTSNSLHLHGLQLRIAVRGVEQLAVGGRMVYSTCSLNPIEDEAVIAALLEKSEGALELADGSADLPGLKWMPGVTSWKLMTKEGQWYADWSEVPNHRHTQIRPTMFPPTDTEKLASMHLERCMRILPHHQNTGGFFVAVLVKKAPMPWNKRYPKLRKDVSSSSAAQTEGSSAASTPADTPRLPESAVEEGEGPEGKVDREAEEEATKGASSAQETTAKQDGACGPPASKKMRLFGYKEDPFVFLTEEDPVFTTIQSFYDLSPNFPKLNVLTRTHDGKKRHLYMVSKELRNVLINNSERMKVINTGVKVWSRNSDGEEFGCAFRLAQEGIYTLQPYIRSRIIRVSVEDIKVLLTQENPFLSKLEDDAHAQAKKMVMGSIVLKYIPNPNNPAEPQCPIQLCGWRGKTSIRAFVPRNERFHYLRLLGVEVFRDKQGVGAEKGRGGEKEGKEEVEDAAEKDAGEEGAVENETKLDLENGEENRSSEPKKQAGD from the exons ATGGGGAAAAGAAGCAGGCAGAGGCAGAAAAACCAGACTACTGGCAGGGACGACAGAGACAACGCT GGCTGGGGATCTGGCTATGCTGACATTGTCAAGGAGAATAAGCTGTTTGAGCACTACTACAAAGAGCAAGGCCTGGTGCCTGGGGGAGAGTTTGAACAGTTCATGGATGCAATGAGGGAACCGCTGCCAGCAACCATCCGCATCACTGGATACAAGAG CCATGCCAAGGAAATCCTCCACTGTCTGAAGGAAAAATACTTTAAGGATATTCAGGAAGTGGAGATCGATGGCCAGAAGATTGAGGCTCCACAACCTCTGAGCTG GTATCCTGACGAGCAGGCCTGGCACACCAACATGAGCAGGAAGATCATCAGGAAGTCTCCGCTCCTGGAGAAGTTCCACCAGTTTCTGGTCAGCGAGACTGAGTCG GGTAACATCAGCCGACAGGAAGCTGTCAGTATgatccctcctctcctcctgaagATTGAGTCACACCACAAG ATCCTGGACATGTGTGCAGCTCCAGGGTCGAAGACAGCCCAGCTGATTGAGATGCTCCATTCTGACATGGACGTGCCATTTCCAG AGGGCTTTGTCATTGCCAACGACGTAGACAACAAACGCTGCTACCTGCTTGTGCACCAAGCCAAGCGTCTCAACAGCCCCTGCATCATGGTGGTCAACCACGACGCCTCCTGCATCCCCACGCTCAAGATCGACGTTGACGGCCAGAAGGACATCCTCTTCTACGACCGCATCCTGTGTGACGTGCCCTGCAG CGGTGACGGCACCTTGAGGAAGAACATAGACGTGTGGAAGAAATGGACGACCAGCAACAGCCTGCACCTCCACGG GCTCCAGCTGCGTATCGCAGTGCGTGGGGTTGAACAGCTGGCTGTAGGAGGGAGGATGGTCTACTCCACCTGTTCACTCAACCCTATAGAGGACGAAGCTGTCATCGCAGCACTGCTGGAGAAGAGCGAAG GAGCGTTGGAGCTGGCCGACGGCTCGGCTGATCTGCCAGGGCTGAAGTGGATGCCTGGGGTCACTTCCTGGAAG CTGATGACCAAAGAGGGCCAGTGGTACGCTGACTGGTCCGAGGTTCCGAACCATCGTCACACGCAGATCCGCCCCACCATGTTCCCGCCGACAGACACGGAGAAACTTGCTAGCATGCATCTGGAGAGATG TATGAGGATTCTGCCACATCACCAGAACACTGGAGGTTTCTTTGTGGCTGTGCTAGTGAAGAAAGCCCCGATGCCTTGGAACAAAagataccccaag CTGAGGAAGGACGTCTCGTCCAGCTCAGCGGCCCAGACTGAAGGCTCCTCGGCGGCCTCGACCCCCGCAGACACTCCCCGCCTCCCCGagagtgctgtggaggagggggaAGGCCCAGAGGGGAAAGTAGACCGGGAGGCAGAAGAGGAGGCAACCAAAGGAGCTTCCTCGGCCCAGGAGACCACTGCCAAGCAAGACGGAGCGTGCGG GCCTCCAGCCTCTAAGAAGATGAGGCTGTTTGGTTATAAAGAAGACCCCTTTGTGTTCCTTACTGAAGAAGACCCTGTCTTCACCACCATACA ATCTTTCTATGATCTGTCACCCAACTTCCCCAAGCTCAACGTTCTGACCAGGACCCACGACGGCAAAAAGAGACACTTGTACATGGTGTCCAAAGAACTCCGCAACGTGTTGATCAATAACAGCGAGCgcatgaag GTCATTAACACAGGGGTGAAGGTGTGGTCTCGCAACAGTGATGGAGAGGAGTTTGGCTGTGCCTTCAGACTGGCTCAGGag GGTATCTACACTCTCCAGCCGTATATTCGCTCCAGGATAATCCGAGTGAGTGTGGAGGACATCAAAGTGCTGCTGACCCAGGAGAACCCCTTCCTCAGCAAGCTGGAGGACGACGCCCACGCCCAGGCCAAGAAAATGG TAATGGGTAGCATTGTGTTGAAGTACATCCCCAACCCAAA TAACCCGGCAGAGCCTCAGTGTCCCATCCAGCTGTGTGGCTGGAGGGGGAAGACGTCCATCCGAGCCTTCGTCCCGCGCAACGAGCGGTTTCATTACCTCCGACTGTTAGGCGTGGAGGtcttcagagacaaacagggCGTCGGGGCAGAGAAAGGGAGGGGTGGagaaaaggaaggaaaggaagagGTAGAGGATGCAGCGGAAAAGGACGCAGGGGAAGAAGGTGCTGTGGAAAACGAGACAAAGCTGGACTTGGAGAATGGTGAAGAGAACCGATCATCAGAACCAAAAAAGCAAGCAGGAGACTAG